A genome region from Geobacter pickeringii includes the following:
- a CDS encoding diacylglycerol/lipid kinase family protein, whose protein sequence is MSRVRSTPVSTRCSIIINPTSGSYSEKVVGRVVATLREGGLDPLVLPTAGPDDAAAFAARICAREPSPLIIAAGGDGTVNGVINGLEPGRATVAFLPLGTSNVLARELGIGSAEEAARRIIRGETRPLTVGLLEGFGVRRRFFLMAGVGFDGLVVEGVRGGEKRRFGAAAYLLSALRTFAAWETKSMAVTAGGERRLCHSVVVCNAARYGGNHLLAPGANLFGPEFGVVCLGGSRRRDYLRLALNVVAGRGARGSGVSLFHAAEVEIGGNKPVQVDGDFVCHGPVRISSLPGFARLVV, encoded by the coding sequence ATGTCCAGGGTAAGGAGTACGCCGGTGTCGACCCGCTGTTCGATCATCATCAACCCCACATCGGGAAGCTATTCGGAAAAGGTGGTCGGCCGGGTGGTGGCGACCCTGCGGGAGGGGGGGCTCGACCCCCTGGTCCTCCCCACGGCGGGTCCCGACGATGCCGCGGCCTTTGCCGCCCGCATCTGCGCCCGGGAGCCGTCCCCCCTCATCATTGCCGCCGGGGGGGACGGGACGGTGAACGGGGTCATCAACGGCCTCGAACCGGGGAGGGCGACCGTGGCGTTTCTTCCCCTCGGTACCTCCAACGTCCTGGCGCGGGAGCTCGGCATCGGCTCCGCCGAGGAGGCGGCGCGGCGCATCATCCGCGGAGAAACCCGCCCCCTGACGGTGGGGCTCCTGGAGGGATTCGGCGTGCGCCGCCGCTTTTTCCTCATGGCAGGGGTCGGCTTCGACGGCCTGGTGGTGGAAGGGGTGCGGGGGGGAGAAAAGCGGCGCTTCGGCGCGGCGGCATACCTCCTGTCGGCCCTGCGGACCTTCGCCGCCTGGGAGACGAAGAGCATGGCGGTGACGGCGGGAGGGGAGCGCCGCCTCTGTCACAGCGTCGTGGTCTGCAATGCCGCACGCTACGGCGGCAACCATCTCCTGGCCCCCGGCGCGAACCTCTTCGGGCCGGAGTTCGGCGTGGTCTGCCTCGGCGGGAGCCGGCGGCGCGACTACCTCCGCCTTGCCCTCAACGTGGTGGCGGGGCGGGGGGCCCGGGGGAGCGGCGTCTCTCTCTTCCACGCCGCGGAGGTGGAGATCGGCGGCAACAAGCCGGTGCAGGTGGACGGCGATTTCGTCTGCCACGGCCCGGTGCGGATCTCGTCGCTTCCCGGCTTTGCGCGCCTCGTGGTGTGA
- the lipB gene encoding lipoyl(octanoyl) transferase LipB: MKIRDLGLIDFAAAFAIQERLAAEVAAGGAPETLLLLEHPPVYTIGRGGRGENILDPAIAAVETNRGGDVTYHGPGQLVGYPIIDLGRRGRDLHHYLRFLEEVLIRAAADFGVAARRVPGRTGVWTEQGKLASIGVGVRRWVTMHGFALNVATDPAPFSRINPCGIAGCPVTSLDALCGRAVSPEEAKRQVAGWFRAVLDQLLTKEVFRVH, from the coding sequence ATGAAGATCCGCGACCTCGGTCTCATCGATTTTGCCGCCGCCTTCGCCATCCAGGAGCGACTGGCCGCGGAGGTGGCTGCCGGCGGAGCCCCCGAGACGCTGCTGCTGCTGGAGCATCCGCCGGTTTACACCATCGGCCGGGGGGGGAGGGGAGAGAACATCCTCGACCCGGCGATCGCGGCGGTGGAGACCAACCGGGGGGGCGACGTGACGTACCACGGGCCGGGACAGCTCGTCGGCTACCCCATCATCGACCTCGGGAGGCGCGGCCGCGATCTGCACCACTATCTCCGCTTCCTGGAGGAGGTGCTGATCCGGGCGGCGGCCGACTTCGGCGTGGCGGCCCGGCGGGTACCGGGGCGGACCGGCGTCTGGACGGAGCAGGGGAAGCTCGCCTCCATCGGCGTCGGCGTCCGCCGCTGGGTGACCATGCACGGCTTCGCCCTCAACGTCGCCACCGATCCCGCTCCTTTTTCCCGGATCAACCCGTGCGGCATCGCGGGGTGTCCGGTGACGTCGCTCGACGCCCTCTGCGGCCGAGCCGTTTCGCCGGAAGAGGCGAAGCGGCAGGTTGCAGGGTGGTTCCGCGCTGTGCTCGATCAACTGCTGACCAAGGAGGTTTTCCGTGTCCACTGA
- a CDS encoding Lon protease family protein, producing MSTDELKLPAERLRWVCDPEQFDFATTADLPELEGTLGQIRALASIDFGLGIRESGFNLFLAGEPGTGRTSTIKNILKKRAKTEPTPSDWVYVNNFKSPDLPIALALPAGQGAELEEEMQELISNVRTIIPKALDSKEYEANKAAIVEEYQEKNNELFGGLEGEAQGKGFALQRTVSGLVMVPQKEERNYTQEEYEALSAEEREKLDATGQELTEKLNDVLRQVRENEKGTKDALAQLDRDLGLAAVGHHIDPLREKYGANPQVVEFLDAVQEDIILNLEDFKPQQQVPSPIPGLKLPRQEPSFERYQVNVFVDNHGCEGVPVVFEPNPTYNNLFGRLEHVMQMGGVATTNFTLIKPGALHKANGGYLIIDAREVLINPFSWDALKRCIRNAEIKIEDPLEQYRFITIASMKPEPIPLQSKIIMIGSPWIYYLLFHLEPDYRKFFKVKADFDSRIARTPEVLKDYALFVATHCKNEKLLPFDRSGVAALVEYAARLVEDQGKLSSQFMEISDLIREASFWAGKEENGAATRAHVTRAIEQKTYRSNRIEERMQELFDEGTILVDTAGEMVGQINGLSVITLADHTFGRPSRVTARVWLGRAGMVNIEREVKLSGPIHDKGVLILTGYLGGKFAHDKPLSFSASICFEQNYEGVEGDSASSTELYCLLSAFSGVPIRQGIAVTGSVNQHGMIQPIGGVNFKIEGFFEVCKAKGLTGEQGVLIPKSNERHLMLNDEVVEAVRAGRFHIWSVETIDEGIGILTGVPAGQLQEDGTYPEGSINYRVDQRLREMLESMKKFAVGGEKEERKELPPPADGGAAP from the coding sequence GTGTCCACTGACGAGTTGAAGCTCCCCGCCGAAAGGCTCCGCTGGGTATGCGATCCCGAGCAGTTCGACTTTGCCACCACCGCCGATCTCCCCGAGCTGGAGGGGACCCTCGGCCAGATCCGGGCCCTGGCCTCCATTGACTTCGGCCTCGGCATCCGCGAGAGCGGTTTCAACCTCTTTCTGGCGGGGGAACCGGGAACCGGCCGCACCTCCACCATCAAGAACATCCTCAAGAAGCGGGCGAAGACCGAGCCGACCCCGTCGGACTGGGTCTACGTCAACAACTTCAAGTCCCCCGACCTCCCCATCGCCCTGGCCCTGCCGGCCGGCCAGGGGGCGGAGCTGGAAGAGGAGATGCAGGAGCTGATCTCCAACGTCCGGACCATCATCCCCAAGGCCCTCGACAGCAAGGAGTACGAGGCCAACAAGGCCGCCATCGTCGAGGAGTACCAGGAGAAGAACAACGAGCTCTTCGGCGGGCTGGAGGGCGAGGCCCAGGGGAAGGGATTCGCGCTGCAGCGGACCGTTTCGGGGCTCGTCATGGTCCCCCAGAAGGAGGAGCGCAACTATACCCAGGAGGAGTATGAAGCGCTCTCCGCCGAGGAGCGGGAGAAGCTGGACGCCACCGGCCAGGAGTTGACGGAGAAGCTGAACGACGTGCTCCGCCAGGTGCGGGAGAACGAAAAGGGGACCAAGGACGCCCTGGCCCAGCTCGACCGCGATCTGGGGCTCGCCGCCGTCGGCCACCACATCGATCCCCTGCGGGAGAAGTACGGCGCCAACCCCCAGGTGGTGGAGTTTCTCGACGCCGTCCAGGAGGACATCATCCTGAACCTGGAGGACTTCAAGCCCCAGCAGCAGGTGCCGTCCCCCATCCCCGGCCTCAAGCTCCCGCGGCAGGAGCCCTCCTTCGAGCGCTACCAGGTGAACGTCTTCGTCGACAATCACGGCTGCGAGGGGGTGCCGGTGGTCTTCGAGCCGAACCCGACCTACAACAACCTCTTCGGCCGCCTCGAACACGTCATGCAGATGGGGGGGGTCGCCACCACCAACTTCACCCTCATCAAGCCGGGGGCGCTCCACAAGGCCAACGGCGGCTACCTGATCATCGACGCCCGGGAGGTGCTGATCAACCCCTTCTCCTGGGACGCCCTCAAACGCTGCATCCGCAACGCCGAGATCAAGATCGAGGACCCGCTGGAGCAGTACCGCTTCATTACCATCGCCTCCATGAAGCCGGAGCCGATCCCGCTCCAGTCGAAGATCATCATGATCGGCTCGCCGTGGATCTACTACCTCCTCTTCCACCTGGAGCCCGACTACCGGAAATTCTTCAAGGTGAAGGCCGACTTCGACAGCCGCATCGCCCGCACCCCGGAGGTGCTGAAGGATTACGCCCTCTTCGTCGCCACCCACTGCAAGAACGAGAAGCTCCTCCCCTTCGACCGCAGCGGCGTCGCCGCCCTGGTGGAGTATGCGGCGCGGCTCGTGGAGGACCAGGGGAAGCTCTCCTCCCAGTTCATGGAGATCTCGGACCTGATCCGCGAGGCGAGCTTCTGGGCCGGGAAGGAGGAGAACGGTGCCGCCACCCGGGCCCACGTGACCCGGGCCATCGAGCAGAAGACCTACCGGAGCAACCGGATCGAGGAGCGGATGCAGGAGCTCTTCGACGAGGGGACCATCCTCGTGGACACCGCCGGAGAGATGGTGGGGCAGATCAACGGCCTGTCGGTCATCACCCTGGCCGACCATACCTTCGGCCGCCCCTCCCGGGTCACCGCCCGGGTCTGGCTCGGCCGCGCCGGGATGGTCAACATCGAGCGGGAGGTGAAGCTCTCGGGGCCGATCCACGACAAGGGGGTCCTGATCCTCACCGGCTACCTCGGCGGGAAGTTCGCCCACGACAAGCCGCTCTCCTTCTCCGCCTCCATCTGCTTCGAGCAGAACTACGAGGGGGTCGAGGGGGACAGCGCCTCCTCCACCGAGCTCTACTGCCTCCTCTCCGCCTTCTCCGGCGTCCCGATCCGCCAAGGGATCGCGGTCACCGGCAGCGTCAACCAGCACGGGATGATCCAGCCCATCGGCGGGGTCAACTTCAAGATCGAGGGGTTCTTCGAGGTCTGCAAAGCGAAGGGGCTCACCGGGGAGCAGGGGGTGCTGATCCCCAAATCCAACGAGCGGCACCTGATGCTGAATGACGAGGTGGTGGAGGCGGTGCGCGCGGGGCGGTTCCACATCTGGAGCGTCGAGACCATCGACGAGGGGATCGGGATCCTCACCGGCGTCCCGGCCGGCCAGCTCCAGGAGGACGGCACCTATCCCGAGGGGAGCATCAACTATCGGGTGGATCAGCGGCTGCGGGAGATGCTGGAGAGCATGAAGAAATTCGCGGTGGGGGGGGAGAAGGAGGAACGGAAGGAGCTTCCGCCTCCCGCCGATGGCGGAGCCGCACCATGA
- a CDS encoding response regulator transcription factor → MEHRKEVPQPVTILYAEDDPVARSIMETMITRRFPAVTLLAAENGHVGLELFRQHRPEIVITDINMPILDGIRMAREIKNLAPATIVVVTSAYNETFHQGMARDIGIDHYVLKPINFRELLALIDRCIGGSEPEGA, encoded by the coding sequence ATGGAGCACCGCAAAGAAGTTCCGCAGCCAGTCACCATCCTGTACGCGGAAGACGATCCCGTCGCCCGCAGCATCATGGAAACCATGATCACCCGCAGGTTTCCCGCCGTCACCCTTTTGGCCGCCGAGAACGGCCACGTGGGGCTGGAGCTGTTCCGGCAGCACCGGCCCGAGATCGTCATCACCGACATCAACATGCCGATCCTCGACGGTATCCGGATGGCGCGGGAGATCAAGAACCTGGCCCCCGCCACGATCGTCGTGGTGACCAGCGCCTACAACGAGACGTTCCACCAGGGGATGGCCCGCGATATCGGCATCGACCACTACGTGCTGAAGCCGATCAACTTCAGGGAACTGCTCGCGCTGATCGACCGCTGCATCGGGGGGAGTGAGCCGGAAGGAGCATAG
- a CDS encoding TIGR04283 family arsenosugar biosynthesis glycosyltransferase, giving the protein MPSRSEAPHISVIVPVLNEAPAVAPLLGTLAAQRGVTLELVIADGGSDDGTVAAVRALAAEVPFPVTVVTAGRGRGRQMNAGCRASRSGTLLFLHADCAFPDPRALLTARESLETAIARRGDGRVAGHFRLRFARSDAAPALPWHFYEWKARLHRAGCTHGDQGLLIRRSFFEEAGPFDESLPILEDVALAARVAAAGEWLLLPGEIVTSARRFEVEGVRERQTVNALLMNFAHIGWSDGVAELVAGYRLQGGAERLHLAPILRRIDGLLRRLPRAERRRLWHATGGYVRGNAWQLPFALDARRHFRAGDPPGSGEATLLALHDRFFDRLTDNRGGTAAAALLTWLWFRLSLRRERPDEKKRAEDLPRPSVR; this is encoded by the coding sequence ATGCCCTCGCGATCCGAAGCACCCCACATCTCCGTCATCGTCCCGGTCCTCAACGAGGCGCCGGCCGTGGCCCCCCTCCTCGGCACCCTCGCCGCCCAGCGGGGAGTGACGCTGGAGCTGGTGATCGCCGACGGCGGCTCGGACGACGGCACCGTGGCCGCGGTCCGCGCCCTGGCGGCGGAGGTCCCGTTTCCGGTCACCGTCGTCACGGCCGGCCGGGGGCGGGGGCGGCAGATGAACGCGGGATGCCGCGCCTCCCGGTCCGGCACCCTCCTCTTCCTCCACGCCGACTGCGCCTTCCCCGATCCCCGGGCGCTGCTCACGGCGCGGGAGAGCCTGGAGACCGCCATCGCCCGCCGGGGGGACGGGCGGGTCGCCGGCCACTTCCGCCTCCGCTTCGCGCGCAGCGACGCGGCTCCCGCGCTGCCGTGGCACTTCTACGAATGGAAGGCGCGGCTCCATCGCGCCGGCTGCACCCACGGCGACCAGGGGCTCCTCATCCGGCGCTCCTTCTTCGAGGAAGCCGGCCCCTTCGACGAGTCGCTGCCGATCCTGGAAGACGTGGCGCTGGCAGCCCGCGTCGCCGCGGCGGGGGAGTGGCTCCTGCTGCCGGGGGAGATCGTCACCTCGGCCCGGCGCTTCGAGGTGGAGGGGGTGCGGGAGCGCCAGACCGTCAACGCCCTGCTCATGAACTTCGCCCACATCGGCTGGAGCGACGGGGTGGCGGAGCTGGTGGCGGGATACCGGCTCCAGGGGGGAGCCGAGCGCCTCCACCTTGCCCCGATCCTGCGCCGCATCGACGGGCTCCTGCGCCGGCTTCCGCGTGCGGAGCGGCGCCGGCTCTGGCATGCCACGGGGGGGTACGTGCGGGGTAACGCCTGGCAGCTCCCCTTCGCTCTCGACGCCCGGCGCCATTTCCGGGCCGGCGACCCGCCGGGGAGCGGGGAAGCGACCCTCCTCGCCCTCCACGACCGGTTCTTCGACCGGCTCACCGACAATCGGGGGGGGACGGCCGCGGCGGCGCTCCTCACCTGGCTCTGGTTCCGGCTCTCCCTCCGGCGGGAGCGCCCGGACGAAAAAAAACGGGCGGAGGATCTCCCCCGCCCGTCGGTGCGCTGA
- a CDS encoding ABC transporter substrate-binding protein, producing the protein MIIFALTAIVGAALAFFLQPRKHPAPPPATVRFAVASLIDSAPVFVAQQKGLFRSEGVAVKIIPYTSGKECLDALLRGEADLATGADLPLAILAMRKEKISVIASLSSNTRENSIVARIDRGIARPEDLRGKRIGVTLGTSAEFMLDEFLLLHGIPHTAVTMVNLPPNAMVEALAGGAVDAVATWTPHTENLQERLAGNSVYFDAGETYRMYWGVAASAGPAAATSTALKGVLRALVRANDTIGKHPAEAQQIVAGNVGLSPAKLRQLWSNYDFDLTLDQAFALTLEREARWIITHNKLSNAEVPDLADILYADPLSGVRPEAVTLIR; encoded by the coding sequence GTGATCATTTTTGCCCTGACGGCAATCGTGGGTGCCGCCCTCGCTTTTTTTCTCCAGCCACGGAAGCACCCCGCTCCCCCTCCCGCGACGGTGCGGTTCGCCGTCGCCTCCCTCATCGACTCGGCGCCGGTGTTCGTCGCCCAGCAGAAGGGGCTGTTCCGGAGCGAGGGGGTGGCAGTGAAGATCATCCCGTACACCTCGGGGAAGGAGTGTCTCGATGCCCTCCTGCGCGGCGAAGCCGATCTGGCCACTGGCGCCGACCTGCCGCTGGCGATCCTGGCCATGCGCAAGGAGAAGATCAGCGTCATTGCCTCCCTCAGCAGCAATACCCGGGAAAACAGCATCGTGGCCCGGATCGACCGAGGAATTGCCCGGCCGGAAGACCTGCGCGGGAAACGGATCGGCGTAACCCTCGGCACATCGGCGGAGTTCATGCTCGACGAGTTCCTGCTCCTCCACGGCATCCCGCACACGGCGGTGACCATGGTGAATCTTCCGCCGAACGCCATGGTGGAGGCGCTTGCCGGAGGAGCGGTGGATGCCGTCGCCACCTGGACACCGCACACGGAAAACCTGCAGGAGCGGCTGGCGGGGAACAGCGTCTATTTCGACGCGGGCGAAACGTACCGGATGTACTGGGGCGTTGCTGCCTCCGCCGGGCCGGCGGCAGCAACGTCGACCGCACTGAAAGGAGTTCTCAGGGCCCTCGTCCGGGCCAATGACACTATAGGGAAGCATCCCGCGGAGGCCCAGCAGATCGTGGCGGGGAACGTCGGACTCTCCCCCGCCAAGCTCCGACAGCTCTGGTCGAACTATGACTTCGACCTCACCCTCGACCAGGCGTTCGCCCTCACTCTGGAAAGAGAGGCGCGATGGATCATCACGCATAACAAGCTCTCGAACGCGGAAGTTCCGGACCTTGCTGACATCCTTTACGCCGATCCCCTGTCGGGCGTCAGGCCCGAAGCGGTGACGCTGATCCGATAG
- a CDS encoding PEP-CTERM sorting domain-containing protein produces MRCAGSLAAVLTLAFTTAAGAASFINGGFELGDFNGWTKGGGAYYGYYSPSGDPGKSAVVTAAPDPRTGGALNSVYQGTYSARVNNYDPNYHYSTLTQQVLGWSDPSIYFAWAAVIEDPGHPNPGHVRVTLHDDTANTSLYDVYVDYYNQSQLPGGGAAWHTATSGWSTWGYSDWQIANLDTSGVLGHNLTLTVLASDCAYGGHGGYAYFDGFGAAPPPPGPGPGPAPVPEPSTFLLLGAGLAVAACLRKRARS; encoded by the coding sequence ATGAGATGCGCAGGGAGCTTAGCAGCAGTCCTGACTCTGGCCTTCACTACCGCCGCCGGGGCCGCAAGCTTCATCAACGGAGGATTCGAGTTGGGAGACTTCAACGGCTGGACAAAGGGGGGCGGGGCCTATTACGGTTACTACTCTCCCTCCGGGGACCCCGGCAAATCGGCGGTGGTAACGGCTGCCCCCGACCCGCGTACCGGCGGAGCCTTGAATTCGGTCTACCAGGGCACCTATTCCGCACGGGTCAACAACTATGATCCAAACTATCACTACTCCACCCTCACCCAGCAGGTACTGGGCTGGAGCGATCCGAGCATCTACTTCGCCTGGGCGGCGGTCATCGAGGACCCGGGCCACCCCAACCCCGGCCATGTGCGGGTAACGCTCCACGACGACACCGCCAACACCTCCCTCTATGACGTGTACGTGGATTACTACAACCAGAGCCAGTTGCCGGGCGGCGGCGCAGCGTGGCATACCGCCACTTCCGGCTGGTCGACCTGGGGCTACAGCGACTGGCAGATCGCCAACCTGGACACCTCGGGGGTCCTCGGCCACAACCTGACCCTGACCGTCCTCGCCTCCGACTGCGCCTACGGCGGCCACGGCGGCTACGCCTACTTCGACGGCTTCGGCGCCGCCCCCCCGCCGCCGGGACCGGGACCGGGCCCCGCCCCCGTTCCCGAGCCGTCCACCTTCCTGCTCCTGGGAGCCGGCCTGGCCGTGGCGGCATGTCTGCGCAAACGCGCCCGGAGCTGA
- a CDS encoding transglutaminase-like domain-containing protein: protein MADELTPYLEHSPLVDWQTPAVRELARRLSTDTDTETAAACFAFVRDEIRHSNDIETAAMPLAASAVLAARTGLCFAKSHLLAALLRANGIPAGFGYVRLASQGAVSGFCLHGFNTIRLHEFGWVRADARGNNARVNTVFAPPGESLAYLPRREGEYFLAENYPRPLPLVVDAYARARDLESLRAALPDDRRARFGPM, encoded by the coding sequence ATGGCTGACGAACTCACCCCCTACCTCGAACACTCCCCCCTCGTCGACTGGCAGACCCCGGCGGTGCGGGAGCTCGCCCGGCGCCTCTCCACGGACACCGACACGGAGACGGCGGCGGCCTGCTTCGCCTTCGTCCGCGACGAGATCCGCCACAGCAACGACATCGAGACCGCGGCGATGCCGCTGGCGGCCTCCGCGGTGCTGGCGGCCCGCACCGGCCTCTGCTTCGCCAAGAGCCATCTGCTGGCGGCGCTCCTGCGGGCGAACGGCATCCCCGCAGGGTTCGGCTACGTCCGGCTCGCCTCGCAGGGGGCGGTCTCCGGCTTCTGCCTCCACGGCTTCAACACGATCCGCCTCCATGAGTTCGGCTGGGTACGGGCCGACGCCCGGGGAAACAACGCCCGCGTGAACACGGTCTTCGCCCCCCCCGGCGAGAGCCTCGCCTACCTTCCCCGGCGGGAGGGGGAATATTTCCTGGCGGAAAACTATCCCCGGCCGCTTCCGCTCGTTGTCGATGCCTATGCCCGGGCCCGGGATCTGGAGAGCCTTCGCGCGGCGCTCCCCGATGACCGGCGGGCACGCTTCGGTCCGATGTGA
- a CDS encoding c-type cytochrome — protein sequence MRRRGAWAAMAAGMALLAAGCGRGGGATGAALFATHCAGCHPDGGNTVNPKKTLRPADRQANGIRTADDVAAFIRNPGQGMPAFPPGVIPPGDARRIGAYVIAAFR from the coding sequence ATGAGGCGCCGGGGGGCATGGGCGGCGATGGCGGCGGGGATGGCACTCCTGGCGGCGGGGTGCGGTCGGGGGGGCGGCGCCACCGGCGCGGCCCTCTTCGCCACCCACTGCGCCGGCTGTCACCCCGACGGCGGCAACACCGTGAACCCGAAGAAGACGCTGCGCCCCGCAGACCGGCAGGCAAACGGCATCCGCACGGCCGACGACGTGGCTGCCTTCATCCGCAACCCCGGCCAGGGGATGCCCGCCTTTCCCCCGGGGGTGATCCCCCCCGGCGACGCGCGGCGGATCGGAGCCTACGTGATCGCCGCGTTCCGGTGA
- a CDS encoding sensor histidine kinase translates to MTIRARLITIALLPMLLALLAGLCHVLMAGRIQEQRRDTDMANRIAREVFELNFLTDRYLIYGGKALKNQWFAKHGRLGTLLAEVRFRDEPARKLLLKLRTAHGEMETIFALLISDRGHAARESGDTLLQEQEERFSGILLIKAHEMFAAASSLAGNSRQATILLRDRFETTLVLALAVLAVIVAIASFAGSRRIMDAIDTLLKGTETVATGNLDHRVGPVSRDELGKLAAAFDAMTERLQKAMAAQTATVRELRQEVAQRQEAEETLHAETLERIRAVEELREKERLLMQQGRLAALGEMIGNIAHQWRQPLNTLGLLVQQLPLMQEEGELNGEVLDATVAQAMEVICHMSRTIDDFRHFFRPDKEKVEFPLNQMVARAVALVEDNYREQRIALDVDAAGDPRIIGYPNEYSQVLLNILLNARDAFEASPHDHPRVVIRVGTENGRSVVTITDNAGGIGEAIMPRIFDPYFTTKDQDRGTGVGLFLSKTIIEKNMHGRLTARNTGDGAEFRIEV, encoded by the coding sequence ATGACGATCAGAGCCCGCCTCATCACCATCGCCCTCCTCCCCATGCTCCTGGCCCTGCTGGCCGGCCTTTGCCACGTGCTGATGGCAGGGCGGATCCAGGAACAGCGGCGGGATACCGACATGGCCAACCGGATTGCCCGGGAGGTGTTCGAGCTCAATTTCCTTACCGACCGGTATCTGATCTATGGCGGGAAAGCGCTCAAAAACCAGTGGTTCGCAAAGCACGGCAGGCTGGGGACGCTTCTGGCCGAGGTCCGCTTCAGGGATGAACCGGCACGGAAGCTCCTGCTGAAGCTGCGGACGGCGCACGGCGAAATGGAGACGATATTCGCCCTGCTGATCTCCGATCGCGGGCATGCTGCACGGGAGAGCGGGGACACCCTTCTGCAAGAGCAAGAGGAACGGTTCTCCGGGATTCTGCTCATCAAGGCCCACGAGATGTTCGCCGCCGCCTCGTCGCTTGCCGGCAACAGCAGACAGGCGACGATCCTTCTTCGGGACCGGTTCGAAACTACCCTCGTCTTGGCGCTCGCCGTTCTTGCCGTCATCGTCGCCATCGCGTCCTTTGCCGGCAGCAGGCGGATCATGGATGCCATCGACACCCTCCTGAAGGGGACCGAAACCGTCGCCACCGGCAATCTCGACCATCGGGTGGGACCGGTGAGCCGGGATGAGCTGGGAAAGCTGGCGGCCGCCTTCGACGCGATGACGGAGCGCCTGCAGAAGGCCATGGCTGCCCAGACGGCGACGGTGAGGGAACTCCGGCAGGAGGTCGCCCAGCGGCAGGAGGCGGAGGAGACGCTCCATGCGGAAACCCTCGAACGGATCAGGGCTGTGGAGGAGCTGCGGGAAAAGGAGCGGCTGCTGATGCAGCAAGGCCGCCTCGCCGCCCTGGGGGAGATGATCGGCAACATCGCCCACCAGTGGCGGCAGCCGCTGAACACCCTCGGGCTCCTCGTCCAGCAGTTGCCCCTGATGCAGGAAGAGGGGGAGCTGAACGGGGAGGTCCTCGACGCCACCGTCGCCCAGGCGATGGAGGTGATCTGCCACATGTCCCGCACCATCGACGACTTCCGCCACTTTTTCCGCCCCGACAAGGAGAAGGTGGAGTTCCCCCTGAACCAGATGGTGGCCCGGGCCGTGGCGCTCGTCGAGGACAATTACCGGGAGCAGCGGATCGCCCTCGACGTCGATGCCGCCGGGGACCCACGCATCATCGGCTACCCGAACGAATACTCGCAGGTGCTGCTCAACATCCTGCTCAACGCCCGCGACGCCTTCGAGGCGAGCCCCCACGACCACCCCCGGGTCGTGATCCGGGTGGGGACGGAAAACGGGCGGAGCGTCGTGACGATTACCGACAACGCCGGCGGGATCGGCGAGGCGATCATGCCGAGGATTTTCGATCCCTATTTCACCACCAAGGATCAGGACCGGGGAACCGGGGTCGGCCTGTTCCTGTCGAAAACCATCATCGAGAAGAACATGCACGGCCGCCTGACCGCGCGCAACACCGGAGACGGCGCCGAATTCCGGATAGAGGTCTGA